A window of Deltaproteobacteria bacterium contains these coding sequences:
- a CDS encoding DegT/DnrJ/EryC1/StrS family aminotransferase, with amino-acid sequence MEVPYFDLKAQYDGLREDILAALDRVCRTASFILGEEVARFEEEFAAYCGVKHCVAVNTGTSALHLALLAVGVQPGDEVITTPNTFIATAEAISYVGARPVFVDIRPASANLDPERIETAITARTRAIVPVHLYGRPADLDPILAIAARHDIPVVEDACQAHGARYHGRRVGGLGRAAAFSFYPAKNLGAYGEGGALTTDSDGVALLARSLRHHGETRRYFHDHIGYNYRMDGFQGAVLRVKLKRLDGWIARRLEIARLYRRRLAGARVDLPEDDPRAEGAYHLFAVYVDARDRVREALAARGVGTAIHYPRPVHLQTAYARLGHRPGSFPHAERACERVLSMPLFPEMTLEQAEYASEALAEIVGAR; translated from the coding sequence ATGGAAGTTCCGTACTTCGACCTGAAGGCGCAGTACGACGGCCTCCGAGAGGACATTCTGGCCGCGCTGGACCGTGTCTGCCGAACGGCGTCGTTCATTCTCGGCGAGGAGGTCGCGCGCTTCGAGGAGGAGTTCGCTGCCTACTGTGGCGTCAAGCACTGCGTGGCCGTGAACACGGGCACGAGCGCCCTGCATCTGGCCCTGCTGGCGGTGGGGGTGCAGCCGGGCGACGAGGTCATCACCACGCCCAACACCTTCATCGCCACCGCCGAAGCCATCTCCTACGTCGGCGCCCGGCCGGTGTTCGTGGACATCCGTCCCGCTTCCGCCAACCTCGACCCCGAGCGCATCGAAACCGCGATCACCGCGCGCACGCGGGCAATCGTGCCGGTGCACCTCTACGGCCGGCCCGCGGATCTCGATCCCATCCTGGCGATCGCCGCTCGCCACGACATCCCCGTCGTCGAGGATGCCTGCCAGGCCCACGGCGCGCGCTACCACGGCCGGCGCGTCGGCGGCCTCGGCCGGGCCGCCGCCTTCAGCTTCTATCCCGCCAAGAACCTCGGCGCCTACGGCGAGGGCGGCGCGCTCACCACGGACAGCGACGGGGTGGCTCTGCTGGCGCGCTCGCTGCGCCACCACGGAGAGACGCGGCGCTACTTCCATGATCACATCGGCTACAACTATCGCATGGACGGGTTCCAGGGCGCCGTCCTACGAGTCAAGCTGAAGCGGCTCGATGGGTGGATCGCGCGCCGGCTGGAAATCGCCCGCCTGTACCGCAGGCGGCTCGCCGGCGCGCGCGTCGATCTACCCGAGGACGACCCTCGGGCCGAAGGCGCCTACCACCTCTTCGCGGTCTACGTCGACGCCCGCGACCGGGTGCGCGAGGCGCTGGCAGCCCGCGGCGTGGGAACGGCCATTCACTATCCGCGGCCGGTCCACCTGCAGACCGCTTACGCCCGCCTCGGTCACCGGCCCGGCAGCTTCCCGCACGCCGAGCGAGCCTGCGAGCGCGTGCTCAGCATGCCGCTGTTCCCGGAGATGACGCTCGAGCAAGCCGAGTACGCTTCCGAGGCGCTCGCCGAGATCGTGGGGGCGCGCTGA